Part of the Sander lucioperca isolate FBNREF2018 chromosome 1, SLUC_FBN_1.2, whole genome shotgun sequence genome is shown below.
CTGAGGTAATTGAGACGAAGCAGAAAAAAAttgaaacagaaacaaaaggcTTCATTAAAGAACTGGAGGGAGAAATTTTGCAAATAAAGCAAAAAAGCTTGCAGCTTAATCAGGTCTCACTTACCGACGATGCCTTGATGTTCCTTGAGAATGTCCTGTCAATTACCATCGCTTCGCCCCACGTTAAGGAATGGTCTGATTTGACTCTTACCAATGATGAGTTTACTGTGCAAGGAGCCTTGGCCATGCTGGAGACAACAGTGAGGAGTGAAGTACGGATGCTTTGTGATCCCGACTTGAAAGAAATGAAGCGACATGCTGTGGATGTGACTCTGGATCCTGACACAGCAAACCCTCTTCTCAATATTTCTTCGGATGGGAAACGAGTCACGCatggagacagaaagaggaatCTCCCAAACAAACCAGAGAGGTTTGAACATGTCCTTAATGTTCTTGCAAAGGAGGGTTTCTCCTTGGGAAAATTCTACTATGAGGTCCAGGttaaagacaaaacaaactGGGATTTAGGAGTTGCAAACCAGTCCATCAACAGGAAGGGGGATATAAGATTAAGCCCCAAGAATGGATACTGGACTATATGGCTGAGAAACGGAACTGAGTTAACAGCCAATGCCGGCCCTGCCGTTAATCTTAATGTGAGGGAGATGCCTCAAAAGGTTGGGGTGTTTGTTGATTATGAAGGGGGTCAAGTTTCCTTCTATGACGTGGACGCCAGGGCTTGCATCTTTTCCTTCACCGGATGTAATTTCACCGAGAAGCTCTTTCCGTTCTTCAGCCCCTGTGCTAATGACGGTGACAAAAATTCAGCCCCCTTGATCATCACTCCTGTCAAATAAACCAGCTGAGCTCATGTTCTGTTTTCTGGAtttgtgaaa
Proteins encoded:
- the LOC116052523 gene encoding zinc-binding protein A33-like, with the protein product MASATTSSLIAEDNFLCSICLDVFTKPVSIPCGHNFCLDCITDYWDTNDTVMQCPLCKENFYSRPMLRVNTFIAGMAAKVKKLIEERSCGPPAKAGNGNVLCDMCTGAKLTALKSCLVCFMSFCDTHLEPHQRIPAMKKHKLIQPVENLESRMCKAHDEPFELFCKVDQMFACESCKNTDHKTHKMVSLEEEAQMRKTQLGIEKKSMDQMIQARQQKIHEIQHSMEASRNNAAKALSYNMHVMTSVVDYIKRSQAELTEVIETKQKKIETETKGFIKELEGEILQIKQKSLQLNQVSLTDDALMFLENVLSITIASPHVKEWSDLTLTNDEFTVQGALAMLETTVRSEVRMLCDPDLKEMKRHAVDVTLDPDTANPLLNISSDGKRVTHGDRKRNLPNKPERFEHVLNVLAKEGFSLGKFYYEVQVKDKTNWDLGVANQSINRKGDIRLSPKNGYWTIWLRNGTELTANAGPAVNLNVREMPQKVGVFVDYEGGQVSFYDVDARACIFSFTGCNFTEKLFPFFSPCANDGDKNSAPLIITPVK